A genomic window from Brassica napus cultivar Da-Ae unplaced genomic scaffold, Da-Ae ScsIHWf_1425;HRSCAF=2013, whole genome shotgun sequence includes:
- the LOC106379546 gene encoding serine/threonine-protein kinase AGC1-7 isoform X1 — MLSKRGKKLDSSEVGTCEAALSTMIYVFPTEMLFFYFLVQSSHHVSSLGPKESANLTDYPPLNIIHPTPQPRREMQKPLFDHKKMENLIQTEPAGSNSHYCPLPSKKVSSSTTTQRDAEAIVHQSPQPRKEMQKPLFDPKKMENLIKPEPTGFSNHHRPVPSPKIPSSTTQRDAATIVHQSPQPHKEIHKTSFDPKKLDNLTKPEPAGFSNHHRPMPSPKIPSSPGSNMTESQLVNTSNSNTKPNNNSNSSSNMSSRNNSIESTSSNPSKPHTGGDIRWDAVNMLTSKGVQLGISDFRLLKRLGYGDIGSVYLVELRGTNTFFAMKVMDKASLVSRNKLLRAQTEREILSQLDHPFLPTLYSHFETDKVYCLVMEFCGGGNLYSLRQKQPNKWFTEDAARLFASEVLLALEYLHMLGIVYRDLKPENVLVRDDGHIMLSDFDLSLRCSVNPTLVNSSSGGGSGRPVGFIEEESTAQASTFFPRILQSTRKNRKAKSDFGLFVNGSMPELMAEPTNVKSMSFVGTHEYLAPEIIRGEGHGSAVDWWTLGIFIYELLYGSTPFKGQENRATLHNVIKQALRFPDLPHVSSAARDLIKGLLVKEPQKRIAYKRGATEIKQHPFFEGVNWALIRSATPPHIPEPVDFTAFASKGDGGKKSNTNRNDPDYNDFEYF; from the exons ATGTTGTCGAAGCGCGGAAAGAAGCTTGACTCCTCTGAGGTAGGTACATGCGAGGCTGCCCTAAGTACAatgatatatgtatttccaactgaaatgttatttttctattttcttgtgCAGTCAAGTCATCATGTCTCGTCCTTGGGGCCAAAAGAATCAGCTAATCTTACGGATTATCCACCGTTAAATATCATTCATCCAACTCCACAACCACGCAGAGAGATGCAGAAGCCATTGTTTGATCATAAAAAGATGGAAAATCTTATACAAACAGAGCCTGCTGGGTCCAACAGTCACTACTGTCCTCTCCCCAGTAAAAAAGTCTCATCCTCCACAACTACACAAAGAGATGCAGAAGCCATTGTTCATCAATCTCCACAACCACGCAAAGAGATGCAGAAGCCATTGTTCGATCCCAAGAAGATGGAAAATCTTATAAAACCAGAGCCGACTGGGTTCAGTAATCACCACCGTCCTGTCCCCAGCCCAAAAATTCCATCCAGTACCACACAAAGAGATGCAGCAACCATTGTTCATCAATCTCCACAACCACACAAAGAGATACATAAGACATCGTTCGATCCCAAGAAGCTGGACAATCTTACAAAACCAGAGCCCGCTGGGTTCAGCAATCACCACCGTCCTATGCCCAGTCCAAAAATCCCATCATCTCCTGGTTCCAACATGACCGAGTCACAACTGGTCAATACATCAAACTCAAACACCAAACCAAACAACAATAGTAACAGCAGTAGCAACATGAGTTCAAGAAATAACAGCATCGAGAGCACTTCCTCTAACCCCTCTAAGCCACACACAGGTGGTGACATCAGGTGGGACGCTGTGAACATGTTGACCTCTAAAGGAGTCCAGCTCGGGATCAGCGACTTCCGGCTTCTGAAACGGCTCGGTTATGGAGACATTGGGAGTGTTTACCTAGTTGAGCTCAGAGGGACTAACACATTTTTTGCCATGAAAGTGATGGACAAGGCTTCCTTGGTTAGTAGGAACAAGCTGTTGCGAGCtcaaacagagagagagattttaTCTCAGCTTGATCACCCGTTCTTGCCCACATTATACTCCCATTTCGAGACTGACAAAGTGTATTGCCTTGTCATGGAGTTCTGCGGGGGTGGCAATCTCTATTCCTTGAGACAGAAGCAACCCAACAAATGGTTTACTGAAGACGCCGCGAG ATTGTTTGCTTCTGAAGTGCTATTGGCATTAGAGTATTTACACATGCTCGGAATCGTATACCGTGATTTGAAGCCAGAGAATGTTCTGGTCAGAGACGACGGGCACATCATGCTCTCAGACTTTGATCTCTCCCTCCGATGTTCCGTTAATCCAACTCTCGTCAACTCCTCCTCTGGCGGGGGAAGCGGTCGTCCTGTCGGATTCATCGAAGAGGAATCCACAGCCCAAGCGTCCACATTCTTCCCACGTATCCTGCAATCCACGAGGAAAAACCGTAAGGCAAAATCAGACTTCGGACTATTCGTAAATGGATCAATGCCGGAGCTCATGGCAGAGCCAACAAACGTGAAATCAATGTCATTCGTGGGGACACACGAGTACTTAGCACCAGAGATCATTCGCGGAGAAGGACACGGAAGCGCCGTAGACTGGTGGACCTTAGGGATCTTCATCTACGAGCTTCTCTACGGATCGACGCCGTTTAAAGGACAAGAGAACCGCGCTACGCTCCACAACGTGATCAAACAAGCGCTGAGATTCCCGGATCTCCCCCACGTGAGCTCAGCAGCGAGGGATCTCATCAAGGGATTGTTGGTTAAGGAGCCGCAGAAACGGATCGCTTATAAACGAGGCGCGACGGAGATCAAGCAGCATCCATTCTTCGAAGGTGTGAATTGGGCGTTGATACGGAGCGCAACGCCGCCGCACATACCGGAACCGGTGGATTTCACGGCGTTCGCAAGTAAGGGAGATGGCGGGAAGAAGAGTAACACTAATCGCAATGATCCTGACTACAATGATTTTGAATACTTTTAG
- the LOC106379546 gene encoding serine/threonine-protein kinase AGC1-7 isoform X2, with product MLSKRGKKLDSSESSHHVSSLGPKESANLTDYPPLNIIHPTPQPRREMQKPLFDHKKMENLIQTEPAGSNSHYCPLPSKKVSSSTTTQRDAEAIVHQSPQPRKEMQKPLFDPKKMENLIKPEPTGFSNHHRPVPSPKIPSSTTQRDAATIVHQSPQPHKEIHKTSFDPKKLDNLTKPEPAGFSNHHRPMPSPKIPSSPGSNMTESQLVNTSNSNTKPNNNSNSSSNMSSRNNSIESTSSNPSKPHTGGDIRWDAVNMLTSKGVQLGISDFRLLKRLGYGDIGSVYLVELRGTNTFFAMKVMDKASLVSRNKLLRAQTEREILSQLDHPFLPTLYSHFETDKVYCLVMEFCGGGNLYSLRQKQPNKWFTEDAARLFASEVLLALEYLHMLGIVYRDLKPENVLVRDDGHIMLSDFDLSLRCSVNPTLVNSSSGGGSGRPVGFIEEESTAQASTFFPRILQSTRKNRKAKSDFGLFVNGSMPELMAEPTNVKSMSFVGTHEYLAPEIIRGEGHGSAVDWWTLGIFIYELLYGSTPFKGQENRATLHNVIKQALRFPDLPHVSSAARDLIKGLLVKEPQKRIAYKRGATEIKQHPFFEGVNWALIRSATPPHIPEPVDFTAFASKGDGGKKSNTNRNDPDYNDFEYF from the exons ATGTTGTCGAAGCGCGGAAAGAAGCTTGACTCCTCTGAG TCAAGTCATCATGTCTCGTCCTTGGGGCCAAAAGAATCAGCTAATCTTACGGATTATCCACCGTTAAATATCATTCATCCAACTCCACAACCACGCAGAGAGATGCAGAAGCCATTGTTTGATCATAAAAAGATGGAAAATCTTATACAAACAGAGCCTGCTGGGTCCAACAGTCACTACTGTCCTCTCCCCAGTAAAAAAGTCTCATCCTCCACAACTACACAAAGAGATGCAGAAGCCATTGTTCATCAATCTCCACAACCACGCAAAGAGATGCAGAAGCCATTGTTCGATCCCAAGAAGATGGAAAATCTTATAAAACCAGAGCCGACTGGGTTCAGTAATCACCACCGTCCTGTCCCCAGCCCAAAAATTCCATCCAGTACCACACAAAGAGATGCAGCAACCATTGTTCATCAATCTCCACAACCACACAAAGAGATACATAAGACATCGTTCGATCCCAAGAAGCTGGACAATCTTACAAAACCAGAGCCCGCTGGGTTCAGCAATCACCACCGTCCTATGCCCAGTCCAAAAATCCCATCATCTCCTGGTTCCAACATGACCGAGTCACAACTGGTCAATACATCAAACTCAAACACCAAACCAAACAACAATAGTAACAGCAGTAGCAACATGAGTTCAAGAAATAACAGCATCGAGAGCACTTCCTCTAACCCCTCTAAGCCACACACAGGTGGTGACATCAGGTGGGACGCTGTGAACATGTTGACCTCTAAAGGAGTCCAGCTCGGGATCAGCGACTTCCGGCTTCTGAAACGGCTCGGTTATGGAGACATTGGGAGTGTTTACCTAGTTGAGCTCAGAGGGACTAACACATTTTTTGCCATGAAAGTGATGGACAAGGCTTCCTTGGTTAGTAGGAACAAGCTGTTGCGAGCtcaaacagagagagagattttaTCTCAGCTTGATCACCCGTTCTTGCCCACATTATACTCCCATTTCGAGACTGACAAAGTGTATTGCCTTGTCATGGAGTTCTGCGGGGGTGGCAATCTCTATTCCTTGAGACAGAAGCAACCCAACAAATGGTTTACTGAAGACGCCGCGAG ATTGTTTGCTTCTGAAGTGCTATTGGCATTAGAGTATTTACACATGCTCGGAATCGTATACCGTGATTTGAAGCCAGAGAATGTTCTGGTCAGAGACGACGGGCACATCATGCTCTCAGACTTTGATCTCTCCCTCCGATGTTCCGTTAATCCAACTCTCGTCAACTCCTCCTCTGGCGGGGGAAGCGGTCGTCCTGTCGGATTCATCGAAGAGGAATCCACAGCCCAAGCGTCCACATTCTTCCCACGTATCCTGCAATCCACGAGGAAAAACCGTAAGGCAAAATCAGACTTCGGACTATTCGTAAATGGATCAATGCCGGAGCTCATGGCAGAGCCAACAAACGTGAAATCAATGTCATTCGTGGGGACACACGAGTACTTAGCACCAGAGATCATTCGCGGAGAAGGACACGGAAGCGCCGTAGACTGGTGGACCTTAGGGATCTTCATCTACGAGCTTCTCTACGGATCGACGCCGTTTAAAGGACAAGAGAACCGCGCTACGCTCCACAACGTGATCAAACAAGCGCTGAGATTCCCGGATCTCCCCCACGTGAGCTCAGCAGCGAGGGATCTCATCAAGGGATTGTTGGTTAAGGAGCCGCAGAAACGGATCGCTTATAAACGAGGCGCGACGGAGATCAAGCAGCATCCATTCTTCGAAGGTGTGAATTGGGCGTTGATACGGAGCGCAACGCCGCCGCACATACCGGAACCGGTGGATTTCACGGCGTTCGCAAGTAAGGGAGATGGCGGGAAGAAGAGTAACACTAATCGCAATGATCCTGACTACAATGATTTTGAATACTTTTAG